The genome window AACCCTTCCTGACACCCGCCCCCACCTCTCACCTTGCCTGCGCTTCAGCCACTGCTGCAAGGGATATGTGACACAGTCACAGACCCAGGGGTTTCCATCCAGCTGGACCCATGGGATGGCCTCCATCAGTTGCAACATCAAAGTGTCCACAGACATCAGTGCATTGTTCTGCAGGTTCAGGTGGAGAAGACTTCTCAGTGGCAGAAAGAACGGGACCTCCAGCTCTTGCAAACTGTTGTTTCTTAGAAGAAGTGTTTGCAAGTTTTCCAAGCCCCTGAAAGCATCTGTGTGGAGGTAGGTGATGCTGCAGTTGCTCAGGTCCAGCAGGCATAGTGCCCTGAGGTTGGAGAAGACGGCAGGGTGCAGTGTGAGCAGGGCGTTGTTAGAGAGGTTGAGGGAGCGCAAGGAAGGGAAACGCATCAAAAGTGTCCCGCGCTGTGGCATGACCAAGCTGTTGAAGGAGAGGTCTAAGCCGGTGATGTTTCTCGGAAGGGAGCTTGGAGCGTGCAGGAGGCTCTTCCCGCTGCAGTCAGCCCATCCCTGGGGAAAGAGCTGCTAAGACGGGCCCTTCACCTTCTGAGGGCGTCACTGTCACTCTGCTGCCAGTAACTGTGTCACCACATGTGTAAGCAGGGGCTCCCTGCAGTGACACAAACCTGGCACAGACCCCATTTTGGCTGGGACGTGCgctgctgctcacaggcagcCGCGCCACTGCAGCCGAGCAACGCCTGGAGCCGGCAGCACACCAGCCCAGACAAGCCCCCGCCAGCCTCGCCGTGCTCCAGCAGTCATCGGGAACACCACCACCCGCACATCTGCCCCAAGCCCCTGTCCCTACCTGGTGGTCCAGGCCGCAGGGCCATCCCGCCGCCGCCGCCCCCCAGGTGCAGAGCAGGCCGCAGACACCCAGCAGGCCAGTGGGAGCCATTGAGCTCCAGGAAGCTGCGGGgcagaaaaacaagtttgaGGGCGGGCGGTGCAGCCAGCCGTGCTGGTGAAGTGTGGCAGTGATGGGGATGGCCGTTCCTGGGCAGGCCATGGCTACCTTGATGCCCCACGGCGCCGCTCACCCAGGGCCAGCCTGGCGGCCACATTCTCTCCTGTGGCCGTGAGGCACGGATAGAGGCGGTGGTGTGGGTTACACATTAACCACCGCGCCCCTTGGCTGCTCCGGGGCTggtgcagagcaggaggtggaCACGGAGGTGGCACCGTCTCCCCATGGccccagtgctggcagcagccttTAACCTCCCTTGGAGGGCTcccctggggctgctgtggaCGGAGGACAGAGGAGGCCTCCaggaaggcagtgctggcagtgctgctgaggcAGTCATAGGT of Meleagris gallopavo isolate NT-WF06-2002-E0010 breed Aviagen turkey brand Nicholas breeding stock chromosome 10, Turkey_5.1, whole genome shotgun sequence contains these proteins:
- the C10H1orf210 gene encoding type III endosome membrane protein TEMP: MWPPGWPWVSGAVGHQASWSSMAPTGLLGVCGLLCTWGAAAAGWPCGLDHQGWADCSGKSLLHAPSSLPRNITGLDLSFNSLVMPQRGTLLMRFPSLRSLNLSNNALLTLHPAVFSNLRALCLLDLSNCSITYLHTDAFRGLENLQTLLLRNNSLQELEVPFFLPLRSLLHLNLQNNALMSVDTLMLQLMEAIPWVQLDGNPWVCDCVTYPLQQWLKRRQAMHVTCASPSELQGQDITTLDSWELGCQKSQRFPRDVSPAQQTTVTNNNTTAPSAGKGGRSWPYLVGFLVAAISISILVALVAKCKICHKNFTSYRHRPLPETSSIGGSPLEEGTGWDRGSSGWGDSENPPVSNITGLHVEDDDGFIEDNYIQPSERLPEEEERESHISI